One genomic region from Fusobacterium sp. JB019 encodes:
- a CDS encoding cation:dicarboxylase symporter family transporter, which yields LGFDDTGVALMLTVFALQDSFGTACNVTGDGALTMILNGLYAHTIKE from the coding sequence GTTAGGTTTTGATGATACAGGAGTAGCTTTAATGCTAACAGTTTTTGCTCTTCAAGATAGTTTTGGTACTGCCTGTAATGTAACAGGAGATGGAGCTTTAACAATGATATTAAATGGGTTATATGCACATACAATTAAAGAGTAA
- a CDS encoding IclR family transcriptional regulator, translating to MLLKLIMIKSLSKAIEILEILKKSPKGCSLLQIYTTLGIPKSTAHGILKTLMGKMYVLKDESTHFYRLGPALISLGKVASLELNIKNIAYLVLEKLSLELGVDSFLMIPIGYKGTIIERVDGLQSVKIVENYGNEFYLHCGAMRKAILAHKDISFIEDYINNVIEKNENIKISSSKLKGDLKKIKSEGVAISYGEYAKGTIGIGAPIYNSNGEVIASLGINLLETKDLTDEKIKELKEIVREKAIEVSKGMGYL from the coding sequence TTGTTGCTTAAATTAATTATGATTAAAAGTTTAAGTAAAGCTATAGAAATTTTAGAAATTTTGAAAAAATCTCCAAAAGGATGTAGCCTTCTTCAAATCTATACAACATTAGGTATTCCTAAGAGTACAGCACATGGTATATTGAAAACATTGATGGGGAAAATGTATGTATTAAAAGATGAGAGTACTCATTTTTATAGATTAGGCCCAGCATTGATTTCTTTAGGTAAAGTAGCTTCTTTAGAATTAAATATCAAAAATATAGCTTATTTAGTATTGGAAAAACTATCTTTAGAATTAGGTGTAGATTCATTTTTAATGATTCCTATTGGTTATAAAGGAACTATAATAGAAAGAGTAGATGGATTACAAAGTGTTAAAATAGTTGAAAATTATGGGAATGAATTTTATCTTCATTGTGGAGCTATGAGAAAAGCTATTTTAGCTCATAAAGATATATCTTTTATAGAAGATTATATTAATAATGTTATTGAAAAAAATGAAAATATAAAAATTTCCTCATCAAAGTTAAAGGGAGATTTAAAAAAAATTAAGTCTGAAGGAGTGGCAATATCATATGGTGAATATGCAAAGGGAACTATAGGGATAGGTGCTCCAATATATAATAGTAATGGGGAAGTAATTGCTTCTTTAGGAATTAATTTATTAGAAACTAAAGATTTAACAGATGAAAAAATAAAAGAATTAAAAGAAATAGTAAGAGAGAAAGCGATAGAAGTTTCAAAGGGAATGGGTTATTTATAA
- a CDS encoding NAD(P)-dependent oxidoreductase, whose protein sequence is MREDVIHFEALGEEAIHIKEETEAKQKLGLLPQDFKYTVTPENLQTYLDKHKDVELPNIITTKTHSKLPNEYLRGSKKSIITRSAGYDHFESLQEVINLTSLREYCVNAVAQTAIKFVYAMAGRLNEYTKNTQTFERNKTVSFMELGPNRTATVFGVGKIGKRVYELLEGNGLKVQAVDIREEELNELYKGSVKFVTKEEAIKTSDIIVNVMNLTKNPESKFYNVNYFSEEYLSQAKKGVIFANVTRGDIAPESVLLKLYKENIVGGIGLDVFTDEGKFSKLIKGEISPDNEDHKAAKEIVEKSINHTENFYVQPHQGFNSDLAAIDKAREAVNHICDWYKNDKENFNEQLPYYKG, encoded by the coding sequence ATGAGAGAAGATGTAATACATTTCGAAGCGTTAGGAGAAGAGGCAATACATATAAAGGAGGAAACAGAAGCAAAACAAAAATTAGGATTATTACCACAAGATTTTAAATATACAGTAACACCAGAAAATTTACAAACATATTTGGATAAACATAAAGATGTTGAATTACCTAATATCATAACAACTAAAACACATTCAAAATTACCAAATGAATATTTAAGAGGATCTAAAAAAAGTATTATTACAAGAAGTGCTGGATATGATCATTTTGAAAGTTTACAAGAGGTTATTAATTTAACTTCATTAAGAGAATATTGTGTTAATGCAGTAGCTCAAACAGCAATAAAATTTGTATATGCTATGGCAGGAAGATTAAATGAATATACTAAAAATACACAAACTTTCGAGAGAAATAAAACTGTTTCTTTTATGGAACTAGGGCCTAATAGAACAGCAACAGTATTTGGAGTTGGAAAAATAGGAAAAAGAGTATATGAATTATTAGAAGGAAATGGATTAAAAGTTCAAGCTGTAGATATAAGAGAAGAAGAATTAAATGAATTATATAAAGGATCAGTAAAATTTGTAACTAAAGAAGAAGCAATAAAAACAAGTGATATTATTGTAAATGTTATGAATTTAACTAAAAATCCTGAAAGTAAGTTTTATAATGTTAATTATTTTTCTGAAGAATATTTATCTCAAGCTAAAAAAGGAGTTATTTTTGCTAACGTAACTAGAGGAGATATAGCTCCAGAATCAGTTTTACTTAAATTATATAAAGAAAATATTGTCGGAGGAATAGGATTAGACGTATTTACAGATGAAGGAAAATTTTCAAAATTAATTAAAGGTGAAATATCGCCAGATAATGAAGATCATAAAGCGGCTAAAGAAATAGTTGAGAAATCTATAAATCATACAGAAAACTTCTATGTTCAACCTCATCAAGGGTTTAATTCTGATTTAGCAGCTATAGACAAAGCAAGAGAAGCTGTAAATCATATATGTGATTGGTATAAAAATGACAAAGAAAATTTTAACGAGCAATTGCCTTATTATAAAGGATAA
- a CDS encoding sodium/glutamate symporter, with amino-acid sequence MEALTGKAIWMVLQDVAWMGILLLIGQMLRAKVKIFQKLLIPSALIGGFLALALGPRGYGLIPLSNSFGTYASVLIVVIFAATPIGDKPTKEQTSGPVIGGMFFNVTGVAVLQYAAGMFLTVYLLKHIYPNLPEQFGLTMATGFYGGHGTAVAVGNALEEMGIANMTDLSLTCATLGIVGGIILGICLINWGTRKGYTHYVKNPQDLPVELRTGLIPPEKQKSAGKITISSICVDPLTFHLGLVLLASIAGKYFSGWFKGFSGNHLGFAIAIPAFCSSLLAAFLLNKILNKTNGHKYVDRHTIGRIQGTATDFLMVSGIGSLNLGVAMQYAGPLLIICGVGFLITLLWFIIIGGKTSRKDWFERNMMSWGHATGVTATGILLLRVVDPELKSRGIEDAGIADIFNRPIIIALQVVPPIVMNLMPRTGGHIVTWSIFGVVGIMWLVAWKLKWWIPSQKLKKYRDTSESAPQYGNDFVGQEAV; translated from the coding sequence ATGGAAGCGTTAACGGGTAAGGCAATATGGATGGTATTACAAGATGTAGCTTGGATGGGGATACTTTTATTAATAGGACAAATGCTTAGAGCTAAGGTTAAAATTTTTCAAAAATTATTAATTCCTTCAGCTTTAATAGGTGGATTTTTAGCACTAGCTTTAGGGCCTAGAGGATATGGATTAATTCCACTTTCTAATTCTTTTGGAACTTATGCAAGTGTTTTAATAGTTGTTATTTTTGCAGCAACACCAATAGGAGATAAACCTACTAAAGAACAAACTTCTGGTCCAGTAATAGGAGGAATGTTTTTTAATGTAACAGGAGTGGCAGTCTTACAATATGCTGCAGGTATGTTTTTAACAGTATATTTATTAAAACATATCTATCCAAATTTACCAGAACAATTTGGTCTAACTATGGCTACAGGATTTTATGGAGGTCACGGGACAGCAGTTGCAGTAGGAAATGCCTTAGAAGAAATGGGAATAGCTAATATGACAGACCTATCTTTAACATGTGCTACTTTAGGTATTGTAGGAGGAATTATATTAGGAATATGTTTAATAAACTGGGGAACAAGAAAAGGATATACTCATTATGTAAAAAATCCTCAAGATTTACCAGTAGAATTAAGAACAGGATTAATCCCACCAGAAAAGCAAAAATCAGCAGGGAAAATAACAATTTCTTCTATATGTGTTGATCCTTTAACTTTCCACTTAGGACTTGTTTTATTAGCATCTATAGCAGGGAAATATTTTAGTGGATGGTTTAAAGGCTTCAGTGGAAATCATTTAGGCTTTGCAATAGCTATACCAGCATTTTGTTCATCTTTATTAGCAGCATTTTTATTAAATAAAATATTAAATAAAACTAATGGTCATAAATATGTAGATAGACATACAATTGGTAGAATTCAAGGGACAGCAACAGATTTCTTAATGGTTTCAGGAATAGGGTCATTAAATTTAGGAGTAGCAATGCAATATGCAGGTCCTTTATTAATAATATGTGGAGTTGGATTCTTAATCACATTATTATGGTTTATAATAATTGGAGGAAAGACTTCAAGAAAAGATTGGTTTGAAAGAAACATGATGTCTTGGGGTCATGCAACAGGAGTTACAGCAACAGGAATATTATTATTACGTGTAGTTGATCCAGAATTAAAATCTAGAGGAATAGAAGATGCAGGAATAGCAGATATTTTTAATCGTCCTATTATAATAGCTTTACAGGTTGTACCACCAATAGTGATGAATTTGATGCCAAGAACAGGTGGGCATATAGTAACTTGGTCTATTTTTGGAGTAGTAGGAATTATGTGGTTAGTAGCTTGGAAATTAAAATGGTGGATTCCAAGTCAAAAATTAAAGAAATATAGAGATACTTCTGAATCAGCGCCTCAATATGGAAATGATTTTGTAGGTCAAGAAGCAGTTTAA
- a CDS encoding IclR family transcriptional regulator yields MIKSLKKAIEILEILKKSPRGCSLFQIYTTLGIPKSTAHGILKTLLIKMYVLKDENTHFYKLGPALVSLGKVASLELNIKNIAYSVLKNLSLELGFDSFLMIPIGYKGTIIERVDGLQSVKIIENFGNEFYLHCGAMRKAILAHKETPFIEEYIENIIEENNNIKVLSSKLREDLKKIKDEGAAVSYGEYAKGTVGIGAPIYNNHGKVIASLGVNLLENKELTSERIEKLKEIIKEKAEEVSKGMGKK; encoded by the coding sequence ATGATTAAAAGTTTAAAAAAAGCTATTGAAATTTTAGAAATCTTAAAAAAATCCCCAAGAGGATGTAGCCTTTTTCAAATATATACAACACTAGGTATTCCTAAAAGCACAGCTCATGGAATTTTAAAAACATTACTTATAAAAATGTATGTATTAAAAGATGAGAACACTCATTTTTATAAATTGGGACCAGCATTAGTTTCCTTAGGGAAAGTTGCTTCTTTAGAATTAAATATTAAAAATATAGCTTATTCAGTATTGAAAAATTTATCTTTAGAACTAGGTTTTGATTCGTTTTTAATGATTCCAATTGGTTATAAAGGAACCATTATAGAAAGAGTAGATGGATTACAAAGTGTTAAAATAATTGAAAATTTTGGAAATGAATTTTATCTTCATTGCGGAGCTATGAGGAAAGCGATATTAGCCCATAAAGAAACCCCCTTTATAGAAGAATATATAGAAAATATTATTGAAGAAAATAATAATATTAAAGTTTTATCCTCAAAGTTAAGAGAAGATTTGAAAAAAATTAAAGATGAAGGAGCAGCAGTATCTTATGGTGAATATGCAAAAGGTACAGTAGGAATAGGAGCTCCAATATATAATAATCATGGAAAGGTAATTGCCTCCTTAGGAGTTAATTTATTAGAAAATAAGGAACTAACAAGTGAAAGAATAGAAAAATTAAAAGAAATTATAAAAGAAAAAGCAGAAGAAGTATCCAAAGGAATGGGAAAAAAATAA